From a region of the Campylobacter showae genome:
- a CDS encoding 4-hydroxy-3-methylbut-2-enyl diphosphate reductase produces MKIELASSYGFCFGVKRAIKIAENAKDAVTIGPIIHNNDEINRLNKNFNVKTLEGISEIDGEKKAIIRTHGITKGDLAELKKSDIKVIDATCPFVTKPQQICEKMSKEGYDIVIFGDEKHPEIKGVKSYAIGKVFVVLEESELEGVKLAQKVAVISQTTRKVEKFMQIVNYLMLRVKEVRVFNTICNATFENQEAVKNLAVRADVMVVVGGKNSSNTKQLYLISKTACEDSYLVENELELERAWFEGKNLCGVSAGASTPDWIIQKVIDRLESFQI; encoded by the coding sequence TTGAAGATTGAGCTTGCTAGCAGTTACGGATTTTGTTTTGGCGTCAAGCGCGCTATAAAAATCGCCGAAAACGCTAAGGACGCCGTAACTATCGGACCCATCATTCACAATAACGACGAGATAAACCGCCTAAATAAAAATTTTAACGTCAAAACGCTTGAGGGGATAAGCGAAATCGACGGCGAAAAAAAGGCAATCATCCGCACGCACGGTATCACAAAGGGCGACCTAGCCGAGCTAAAAAAAAGCGATATAAAAGTGATCGACGCGACGTGTCCTTTTGTCACCAAACCTCAGCAAATTTGCGAGAAAATGAGCAAAGAGGGCTACGACATCGTGATATTCGGCGATGAAAAACATCCCGAGATAAAGGGCGTGAAATCATATGCCATCGGTAAGGTTTTCGTCGTGCTAGAAGAGAGCGAGCTAGAGGGCGTAAAACTAGCGCAAAAAGTAGCCGTCATCAGTCAAACTACTCGCAAAGTAGAAAAATTTATGCAAATCGTAAATTATTTGATGCTGCGCGTAAAAGAGGTACGTGTTTTTAACACGATTTGTAATGCTACTTTTGAAAACCAAGAAGCTGTTAAAAACTTAGCCGTTAGAGCCGACGTGATGGTTGTAGTCGGCGGCAAAAACAGCTCAAATACAAAGCAGCTTTATCTCATCTCAAAAACCGCCTGCGAGGATAGCTATCTCGTGGAAAACGAACTAGAACTAGAGCGCGCATGGTTTGAAGGGAAAAATCTCTGCGGAGTGAGTGCAGGAGCGTCTACACCTGATTGGATTATCCAAAAAGTGATTGATAGGCTGGAGAGCTTTCAAATTTAA
- the aroA gene encoding 3-phosphoshikimate 1-carboxyvinyltransferase, translating into MKVYALRTPINASLENIAADKSISHRCAIFSLLSDKPSRVKNYLKAEDTLNTLEIVKNLGAHIEEKEGELIITPSANLKEPSVVLECGNSGTAMRLFMGFLAASEGFFVLSGDEFLNRRPMARVAKPLISVGAKIDGANGGDHAPLAIRGKKLEYFKFDSKIASAQVKSALILAGLKSNGCELSEPELSRDHTERMLKGMGASLQILPRGVKVEPMNAPLKPLEICVPNDPSSAFFFAVAAAIIPNSHIVLKNMLLNKTRVEAFKILAKMGAQATFKETSSTYESIGEIEIKHAPLKAVDVSENISWLIDEVPALAIAFASAEGTSSVRNAKELRVKESDRIAIMVQGLRKCGLEVEEFEDGFSVKGGEANCAIIDSNGDHRIAMSFAVLGLKCGMVIEKSEFIATSFPNFSGILRQLGASVED; encoded by the coding sequence ATGAAAGTTTACGCATTAAGAACGCCGATAAATGCGAGCCTGGAAAACATCGCGGCCGATAAATCCATCTCTCATAGATGCGCGATATTTTCGCTTTTAAGCGATAAGCCAAGCCGCGTGAAAAACTATCTAAAGGCCGAGGATACGCTAAATACGCTAGAAATCGTAAAAAATTTGGGCGCGCATATCGAGGAAAAAGAGGGCGAGCTAATCATAACTCCGAGCGCAAATTTAAAAGAGCCTAGCGTTGTTTTAGAGTGCGGAAACTCGGGCACGGCGATGAGGCTTTTTATGGGCTTTTTGGCTGCTAGCGAAGGTTTTTTCGTGCTAAGCGGAGACGAGTTTTTAAATCGTCGTCCGATGGCGCGCGTGGCTAAACCGCTGATCAGCGTCGGCGCTAAAATAGACGGTGCAAACGGCGGAGATCACGCGCCTTTGGCGATCCGCGGCAAGAAGCTGGAGTATTTTAAATTTGATAGCAAAATCGCCTCCGCGCAGGTAAAATCAGCGCTGATTTTGGCTGGGCTAAAGTCAAACGGCTGCGAGCTTAGCGAACCTGAGCTTAGTCGCGATCACACCGAGCGCATGCTAAAAGGTATGGGCGCAAGTTTGCAAATTTTACCCCGCGGCGTCAAGGTTGAGCCGATGAACGCGCCGCTAAAACCACTTGAAATTTGCGTTCCAAACGATCCTAGCTCGGCGTTTTTCTTTGCCGTAGCCGCAGCGATAATCCCAAATTCCCACATCGTGCTAAAAAATATGCTGTTAAATAAAACGCGCGTGGAGGCCTTTAAAATTTTAGCCAAAATGGGCGCGCAAGCAACGTTTAAAGAGACTTCTAGTACATACGAAAGTATCGGCGAGATCGAGATAAAGCACGCGCCGTTAAAGGCCGTGGACGTGAGTGAAAATATCTCATGGCTGATCGACGAGGTACCGGCTCTTGCTATAGCGTTTGCAAGTGCAGAGGGCACTAGTAGCGTGAGAAACGCAAAAGAGCTTCGCGTAAAAGAGAGCGACCGCATCGCGATCATGGTGCAAGGTCTGCGAAAATGCGGGCTTGAAGTCGAAGAATTTGAAGACGGCTTTAGCGTAAAAGGCGGCGAGGCAAACTGCGCTATCATAGACAGTAACGGCGATCACCGTATCGCGATGAGCTTTGCGGTGCTTGGACTAAAATGCGGAATGGTTATAGAAAAGAGCGAATTTATCGCGACTTCGTTTCCAAATTTTAGCGGGATTTTAAGGCAACTTGGAGCTAGCGTTGAAGATTGA
- the pheS gene encoding phenylalanine--tRNA ligase subunit alpha produces MQEYRESIAKCGNLADLDKIRVALLGKKGAITSEFAKLKDMDEAAKKEFAANLNKLRDEFETLLAAKKTELESGEIKAKMKAEAIDITLFSEPSGAGALHPVMATMDKIIEYFMMQNFSLETGPLIEDDFHNFEALNLPKYHPARDMQDTFYFKDFRLLRTHTSPVQVRTMMNKKPPIRMIAPGTVFRRDMDLTHTPMFHQVEGLVVEEGGAVSFANLKSMLENFLKYMFGDVKVRFRPSFFPFTEPSAEVDISCIFCHGDGCRVCKQTGWLEVLGCGVVDPNVFKAVGYKNVSGYAFGLGVERFAMLLHQIPDLRSLFEGDLRLLEQFK; encoded by the coding sequence TTGCAAGAGTATAGAGAAAGTATCGCAAAATGCGGAAATTTGGCGGATTTAGACAAGATTCGCGTCGCGCTACTAGGCAAAAAAGGCGCGATCACGTCGGAATTTGCTAAGCTTAAGGATATGGACGAAGCGGCCAAGAAGGAATTTGCGGCAAATTTAAACAAGCTAAGAGACGAATTTGAGACGCTTTTAGCGGCCAAAAAAACCGAGCTTGAAAGTGGCGAGATAAAAGCCAAAATGAAGGCTGAAGCGATTGACATAACGCTATTTAGCGAGCCTTCGGGCGCGGGCGCGCTACACCCCGTGATGGCTACGATGGATAAGATCATCGAGTACTTTATGATGCAAAATTTCTCGCTCGAGACGGGACCGCTGATAGAAGATGATTTTCACAACTTCGAGGCGCTAAATTTACCTAAATATCACCCCGCGCGCGATATGCAAGATACGTTTTATTTTAAGGATTTTAGGCTGCTCCGCACTCACACTAGCCCAGTGCAGGTGCGCACGATGATGAACAAAAAGCCGCCGATTCGCATGATAGCGCCGGGAACGGTATTTCGCCGCGACATGGATCTAACGCACACGCCGATGTTTCATCAGGTGGAAGGCCTCGTAGTCGAGGAGGGCGGCGCGGTGAGCTTTGCAAATTTAAAATCAATGCTTGAAAATTTCTTAAAATACATGTTCGGCGACGTTAAAGTACGCTTTCGCCCTAGCTTTTTCCCGTTTACCGAGCCCAGCGCGGAGGTCGATATCAGCTGTATTTTCTGTCACGGCGACGGATGCCGCGTATGCAAGCAAACGGGCTGGCTCGAGGTGCTAGGATGCGGCGTGGTCGATCCAAACGTCTTTAAAGCAGTCGGCTACAAAAACGTGAGCGGATACGCATTTGGACTCGGAGTCGAGAGATTTGCGATGCTGCTTCATCAAATTCCTGATTTACGCTCGCTTTTCGAGGGAGATTTAAGATTATTGGAGCAGTTTAAATGA
- a CDS encoding histidine triad nucleotide-binding protein has protein sequence MTIFEKIVAGEIPCNKVLENDKFLAFNDINPKAPIHILIIPKKHFENFQEMDGALMGEMTKFIQEVAVLMGVDKSGYRLVTNCGENGGQEVMHLHFHLLAGAKLGWVDTATDPQSTF, from the coding sequence ATGACGATATTCGAAAAAATCGTAGCAGGCGAGATACCTTGCAACAAAGTACTAGAAAACGACAAATTTCTAGCTTTTAACGACATAAATCCAAAGGCTCCGATTCATATTTTGATCATCCCAAAAAAGCACTTTGAAAATTTCCAGGAGATGGACGGGGCGCTGATGGGCGAGATGACGAAATTTATCCAAGAGGTCGCGGTGCTAATGGGCGTAGATAAGAGCGGATACCGCCTAGTTACAAACTGCGGCGAAAACGGTGGTCAAGAAGTCATGCACCTGCACTTTCACCTACTAGCGGGGGCAAAGCTTGGCTGGGTAGATACCGCGACCGATCCGCAAAGCACGTTTTAA
- a CDS encoding DUF3944 domain-containing protein yields MAYKFDEDLEFLRELKSSDLNELVDILKGKDGDGRMTEELSAKDDFKKFYPDHQRYIELICEELQLFGGNTFANMFRGHGLLYKEILCDVCDKLKVNYNKSQNTQMIEQGLFMKILSDSLDKMSEEDLKNISSDLGLKTTNFTSQAVMGALQVAIKGGGFMSYKIALIVANTIANIILGRGLSLAANATFTRTISIFAGPIGWLITGVWTAADIAGPAYRVTIPAVIQVAFLRQVYLNKGEEC; encoded by the coding sequence ATGGCGTACAAATTTGATGAGGATTTGGAGTTCTTGCGTGAGCTAAAAAGTAGCGATTTAAATGAGCTTGTTGATATTCTTAAAGGTAAAGATGGGGATGGAAGAATGACTGAAGAGCTGAGCGCTAAAGATGATTTTAAAAAATTTTATCCAGACCATCAAAGGTATATAGAGTTGATTTGTGAGGAGTTGCAACTTTTTGGCGGTAATACGTTTGCAAATATGTTTAGAGGGCATGGTCTTTTATATAAAGAAATTTTATGCGACGTTTGCGATAAGTTAAAGGTTAATTATAATAAATCCCAAAATACTCAGATGATAGAACAGGGGTTATTTATGAAAATTTTATCGGACAGTCTAGATAAAATGAGCGAGGAGGATTTGAAAAATATTTCAAGCGACCTTGGACTAAAAACTACTAACTTTACGTCTCAAGCCGTTATGGGCGCTTTGCAAGTAGCAATTAAAGGAGGCGGATTTATGTCGTATAAAATAGCTCTCATCGTGGCAAATACTATCGCAAATATTATTTTGGGCAGAGGGCTTAGTTTGGCGGCGAATGCGACGTTTACAAGAACTATTAGCATATTTGCTGGACCTATAGGCTGGCTTATTACGGGTGTTTGGACTGCGGCAGATATAGCCGGTCCTGCATATAGAGTAACGATACCTGCGGTTATCCAAGTGGCTTTTTTGAGGCAAGTTTATTTGAATAAGGGTGAAGAATGTTAA
- a CDS encoding transcriptional regulator, whose protein sequence is MGNNLSKRDIAGILNIDTKTLYNWKKSKPELYRIVMLGFKFDELLKQAEKNLDELQKIAEENQNFRLK, encoded by the coding sequence ATGGGAAATAATCTATCAAAAAGAGACATAGCGGGGATTTTAAATATAGATACAAAAACGCTTTATAACTGGAAGAAAAGCAAGCCCGAGCTCTACCGCATCGTTATGCTAGGGTTTAAATTCGACGAGCTCTTAAAACAAGCCGAAAAAAACCTAGACGAGCTTCAAAAAATCGCAGAAGAAAATCAAAATTTTAGATTGAAGTAA
- the argH gene encoding argininosuccinate lyase, with the protein MQENPKKMWSGRFSGESSELLEEFNASIGFDRALWQEDIAGSKAHARMLGACGILKPEESEKIVAGLDAVFEEIKSGKFEFKTADEDIHMAVEKRLSELIGSDLGGRLHTARSRNDQVALDFRLYVLKSGVEISEKIRELVAALRDIASKHADTLMPGYTHLQHAQPVSLAYHLLAYAFMFRRDYERFTSSRERNNLSPLGSAALAGTPHPINRELVARELGFAGVTPNAMDSVSDRDFALEILFNVSVLMTHASRLCEELILWSSQEFGFITISDAYSTGSSIMPQKKNPDVAELIRGKTGRVNGNLVALLTVMKGLPLAYNKDMQEDKEGVFDSVSTALASLGILKQMLKTAKFNEQNMLAMTRRGHLTATDLADYLVREKNVPFRQAHFITGKAVAYAENLGLDLSELDAQQLASVDESLDADAVKFLDLNASKEARKSQGGTANESVAAQIEILNEWLKNK; encoded by the coding sequence ATGCAAGAAAATCCAAAAAAAATGTGGTCGGGTAGGTTTAGCGGTGAGAGTAGCGAGCTTTTGGAGGAGTTTAACGCCTCGATCGGCTTTGATAGGGCGCTTTGGCAGGAGGACATCGCGGGCAGCAAGGCGCACGCAAGAATGCTCGGCGCCTGCGGGATTTTAAAGCCTGAGGAGAGCGAAAAGATCGTCGCGGGGCTTGACGCCGTGTTTGAGGAGATAAAAAGCGGTAAATTTGAGTTTAAAACCGCCGACGAGGACATTCATATGGCGGTCGAAAAGCGCCTAAGCGAGCTCATCGGAAGCGATCTTGGCGGCAGGCTACACACCGCGCGCAGCAGAAACGATCAGGTCGCGCTTGATTTTCGCCTCTACGTGCTTAAAAGCGGTGTCGAGATCTCCGAAAAAATCCGCGAGCTAGTCGCTGCGCTACGAGATATCGCTAGCAAGCACGCGGACACGCTGATGCCAGGCTACACGCACCTTCAGCACGCCCAGCCCGTGAGCCTTGCCTATCATCTGCTAGCTTACGCGTTTATGTTTCGCCGCGACTACGAGCGCTTTACTAGCTCGCGCGAGCGAAATAACCTCTCTCCGCTGGGCTCCGCCGCGCTTGCCGGCACGCCGCATCCGATAAATCGCGAGCTAGTCGCGCGAGAGCTTGGGTTTGCGGGAGTAACGCCAAATGCGATGGATAGCGTCAGCGACCGCGATTTCGCGCTGGAGATTTTGTTTAACGTAAGCGTGCTGATGACGCATGCGTCACGCCTGTGCGAGGAGCTCATCTTGTGGAGCTCGCAGGAGTTTGGATTCATCACGATCAGCGACGCGTACAGCACGGGCAGCTCGATCATGCCGCAGAAGAAAAACCCCGACGTCGCCGAACTCATCCGCGGCAAAACGGGGCGCGTAAACGGCAATCTCGTCGCGCTGCTAACGGTAATGAAGGGCTTGCCGCTAGCATACAACAAGGATATGCAAGAGGACAAGGAGGGCGTTTTTGACAGCGTTTCCACCGCTCTTGCGAGCCTTGGAATTTTAAAACAGATGCTAAAAACGGCTAAATTTAACGAGCAAAATATGCTAGCGATGACGCGCCGCGGGCACCTCACGGCGACCGATCTGGCGGACTATCTCGTGCGGGAGAAAAACGTGCCCTTTCGCCAGGCGCACTTCATCACGGGCAAGGCCGTGGCGTATGCGGAAAATTTGGGCCTAGATTTGAGCGAGCTAGATGCGCAGCAGCTTGCAAGCGTGGATGAGAGTCTGGACGCGGATGCGGTTAAATTTCTTGATCTAAACGCTTCTAAGGAGGCGCGCAAGTCGCAAGGAGGCACGGCGAACGAGAGCGTGGCGGCGCAGATTGAAATTTTAAACGAGTGGCTGAAAAATAAATAA
- a CDS encoding cupin domain-containing protein, whose translation MKKRIYHVSEVAKSGEKARKTIFCETDATSCAVWVVRAGQEVAVHAHTKSDDVWVCLQGEGVFYLSKEGTSEAEKTAGGLLDNGEQVNFKSERPAKYRQVSVKKGDVVISAKGECHGMKNTGKEDFIFISVITPLPADYVALG comes from the coding sequence ATGAAAAAGCGAATTTATCACGTAAGCGAGGTCGCAAAGAGCGGAGAAAAGGCGAGAAAAACGATATTTTGCGAGACGGACGCCACTAGCTGCGCGGTCTGGGTCGTGCGAGCCGGCCAAGAAGTCGCGGTGCACGCACACACTAAAAGCGACGACGTGTGGGTGTGCTTGCAAGGCGAGGGCGTGTTTTATCTTAGCAAAGAGGGTACGAGCGAGGCCGAAAAGACGGCGGGCGGACTTTTGGATAACGGCGAGCAGGTAAATTTTAAGAGTGAGCGACCCGCTAAATACAGGCAAGTCTCGGTCAAAAAGGGCGATGTGGTGATCTCGGCTAAGGGCGAGTGCCACGGCATGAAAAACACCGGCAAGGAGGATTTTATCTTTATCAGCGTTATCACGCCGTTGCCCGCTGATTACGTGGCGCTGGGGTAA
- a CDS encoding NAD(P)H-dependent oxidoreductase gives MKILLINGGAPFNGNGGKLSKTLHELAKNTLEALGHETRETTIHEGYDLEGEVEKFLWMDAVIWQMPAWWMGEPWVVKKYIDEVFMSGMGKIVANDGRHSASPNDGYGTGGLIKGKSHMLSVTWNAPLQAFDKPGDFFEGVGVDGVYLHFHKANEFLGTKRLPTFMCNDVIKNPDVERFTRDYEAHLKRVFG, from the coding sequence ATGAAAATACTACTTATCAACGGCGGAGCGCCGTTTAACGGCAATGGCGGCAAGCTAAGCAAAACCTTGCACGAGCTAGCCAAAAATACGCTGGAAGCCCTAGGGCACGAAACGCGCGAAACTACGATACATGAGGGCTACGACCTAGAGGGCGAGGTAGAGAAATTTCTATGGATGGATGCCGTGATCTGGCAGATGCCCGCGTGGTGGATGGGCGAGCCTTGGGTCGTTAAAAAATATATCGACGAGGTGTTTATGAGCGGCATGGGCAAGATAGTGGCAAACGACGGACGGCACAGCGCGAGTCCAAACGACGGATACGGCACCGGCGGCCTGATAAAGGGCAAATCACATATGCTAAGCGTCACGTGGAATGCGCCGCTTCAGGCGTTTGACAAGCCGGGGGATTTTTTCGAGGGCGTAGGCGTGGACGGCGTTTATTTGCATTTCCATAAAGCCAACGAGTTTTTAGGCACGAAAAGGCTGCCTACTTTTATGTGCAACGACGTCATTAAAAATCCCGACGTAGAGCGTTTTACGAGAGATTACGAAGCGCATTTAAAAAGGGTTTTCGGCTAA
- a CDS encoding CAP domain-containing protein, translating to MKFYSVKRGLKFSLLACAFFLAGCDILGGQGKDSALKSAKQPEFSFVPDSDAVAYLNEYRRGSGLSGLKPNQILSQAAKNHAEYSAQNEYMGHDETAGRAKFSGATPADRALAVGYKSTLVLENIAYKSDFKEAVDGLFAAIYHRFAFLNLSVNEVGYALASKDKFNAFVFEMGNSRLSAFCARGASDTGAGRFYTNVCADKNLKIKDAKFDNFTGAMKPFVKFPDATAVTPYFSGEIPDPFPECKITANPVSIEFNANAGEVKFKDFEIFKDGRKIQNLHIITSANDINSKFSSKQFAAFSRDVFDFGAQYEAVFSYEQAGARNQSAQNAGAQVKQIKWSFKTKTPQNSYFDARDGDVLGVDADKTYEIFFRPKDCNDLMTRYSYKASGFMTPTVAQSGTNTLSVKLKGMAGDTLSIVAGGMDVKVQLKTSSPEAVRDRRAFYMKAGAMIAGVIVVFALIGRKMRR from the coding sequence TTGAAATTTTACTCTGTGAAACGCGGGCTTAAATTTAGCCTTTTAGCCTGCGCCTTTTTTCTTGCTGGTTGCGATATCTTGGGCGGGCAGGGTAAAGACTCCGCGCTAAAGTCCGCCAAGCAGCCCGAGTTTTCTTTTGTTCCCGATTCAGACGCGGTCGCGTATCTAAACGAATATCGCCGAGGCTCCGGACTCTCCGGTCTAAAACCAAATCAAATTTTAAGCCAGGCTGCAAAAAATCACGCCGAATACAGCGCCCAAAACGAATACATGGGGCACGACGAGACGGCCGGACGGGCCAAATTTAGCGGCGCGACCCCAGCTGATAGAGCCCTAGCGGTGGGCTACAAATCAACTCTAGTGCTTGAAAATATCGCCTATAAAAGCGACTTTAAAGAGGCGGTGGATGGGCTGTTTGCCGCGATCTATCACCGATTTGCATTTTTAAATTTGAGCGTCAATGAGGTCGGCTACGCGCTTGCGTCTAAGGACAAATTTAACGCCTTCGTATTTGAGATGGGCAACTCTAGGCTCAGTGCCTTTTGCGCTAGGGGTGCGAGCGATACGGGCGCGGGGCGGTTTTATACCAACGTCTGCGCCGATAAAAATCTAAAAATCAAAGACGCCAAATTTGACAACTTCACGGGCGCGATGAAGCCTTTCGTCAAATTTCCCGACGCTACTGCCGTGACGCCCTATTTTAGCGGCGAGATCCCGGACCCATTCCCTGAGTGCAAGATCACGGCAAATCCCGTTAGTATCGAGTTTAACGCGAACGCTGGCGAGGTAAAATTTAAAGATTTTGAGATATTTAAAGACGGGCGAAAGATCCAAAATTTGCACATCATCACGAGCGCCAACGATATAAACTCCAAATTTTCGTCCAAGCAGTTTGCAGCCTTTTCGCGAGATGTTTTTGACTTTGGCGCGCAGTACGAGGCGGTTTTTAGCTACGAGCAAGCAGGCGCGCGAAATCAAAGCGCGCAAAACGCGGGCGCGCAGGTAAAGCAAATAAAATGGAGCTTTAAAACCAAAACGCCGCAAAATTCGTATTTTGACGCGCGCGACGGCGACGTGCTGGGCGTGGATGCGGATAAGACCTACGAGATATTTTTCCGCCCCAAAGACTGCAACGACCTCATGACGCGCTACTCTTATAAGGCTTCGGGCTTTATGACGCCTACGGTCGCGCAAAGCGGCACAAACACGCTAAGCGTGAAGCTAAAAGGCATGGCGGGCGATACGCTAAGCATCGTAGCGGGCGGCATGGACGTCAAGGTGCAGCTCAAAACCAGCTCGCCCGAAGCCGTGCGCGATAGAAGGGCGTTTTACATGAAGGCTGGGGCGATGATCGCCGGCGTGATCGTAGTTTTTGCGCTGATTGGCAGAAAGATGAGGCGGTAA
- the pckA gene encoding phosphoenolpyruvate carboxykinase (ATP), with protein sequence MVNEIEKLGLKGIKKINHNLSYDELFELEKAMGEGRVSSNGTFMVDTGIFTGRSPKDKYFVKQDPSQKYIAWGKVNQPISKELFDKLLAKAKAQLSGKEIFIQDAFCGASEKSKKSVRFVTEVAWQAHFVKNMFIRPNEAELAKFSPDFVVYNACKCKNEECKEQGLNSDVFVIFNVEENVAVIGGTWYGGEMKKGIFSMMNYWLPLEGKLSMHCSANVGKEGDTALFFGLSGTGKTTLSTDPNRKLIGDDEHGWDDEGIFNFEGGCYAKCINLDPSSEPEIYAAIKRDALLENVVADEAGVVDYKDGSKTENTRVSYPIYHIDNYEPSSAGGHPKNIIFLTADAFGVLPPVAKLTKEQAMYYFLSGYTAKVAGTERGITEPVATFSACFGEPFMPLHPTVYAKLLGEKIDKHNVSVYLVNTGWSGGAYGVGKRMSIKATRACINAILDGSIKKCEFENFEKFNLAIPKELAGVETKLLNPINTWENKSEYVATRDKLAGMFEANFKRYEDVKEGVEYAKAGPKA encoded by the coding sequence ATGGTAAACGAAATAGAAAAATTAGGTCTTAAGGGCATCAAAAAAATCAACCACAATTTAAGCTACGATGAGCTTTTCGAGCTTGAAAAGGCGATGGGTGAGGGACGCGTGTCAAGCAACGGCACCTTTATGGTCGATACAGGCATCTTTACGGGTCGCAGCCCAAAGGATAAGTACTTCGTAAAACAAGATCCGAGCCAAAAATACATCGCTTGGGGCAAGGTAAATCAGCCCATCTCAAAAGAGCTTTTTGACAAGCTTTTAGCCAAAGCAAAAGCTCAGCTAAGCGGCAAGGAAATCTTTATCCAAGACGCATTTTGCGGCGCGAGCGAAAAGAGCAAAAAATCGGTTCGTTTCGTGACCGAAGTCGCTTGGCAAGCGCATTTTGTAAAAAATATGTTCATCCGTCCAAACGAGGCCGAGCTAGCTAAATTTAGCCCGGATTTCGTCGTTTATAACGCGTGCAAATGCAAAAACGAAGAGTGCAAAGAGCAGGGGCTAAACTCCGATGTTTTCGTTATCTTTAATGTCGAGGAAAACGTCGCGGTCATCGGCGGTACGTGGTACGGCGGCGAGATGAAAAAGGGAATTTTTTCCATGATGAACTACTGGTTACCGCTTGAGGGCAAGCTGAGCATGCACTGCTCGGCAAACGTGGGCAAAGAGGGCGACACGGCGCTATTTTTCGGTCTAAGCGGTACGGGCAAAACGACGCTATCGACCGATCCAAACCGCAAGCTAATCGGCGATGATGAGCACGGCTGGGACGATGAAGGGATATTTAACTTCGAGGGCGGCTGCTACGCGAAGTGCATAAATTTAGACCCGAGCAGCGAGCCTGAAATTTACGCCGCTATCAAACGCGACGCGCTGCTTGAAAACGTGGTCGCGGATGAGGCGGGCGTAGTAGACTACAAAGATGGCAGCAAGACCGAAAACACCCGCGTTAGCTACCCGATCTATCATATCGACAACTACGAGCCAAGCTCTGCTGGCGGCCATCCGAAAAACATCATATTCCTAACCGCCGACGCGTTCGGCGTTTTGCCTCCGGTCGCAAAACTAACCAAAGAGCAGGCGATGTATTATTTCCTAAGCGGCTACACGGCGAAAGTCGCGGGCACCGAGCGCGGTATCACAGAGCCTGTAGCGACCTTTAGCGCGTGCTTTGGTGAGCCGTTTATGCCGCTACACCCAACCGTTTACGCTAAGCTGCTAGGCGAAAAGATCGATAAGCATAATGTCAGCGTCTATCTCGTAAACACGGGCTGGAGCGGCGGCGCGTACGGCGTGGGCAAGCGAATGAGCATCAAGGCTACGCGCGCGTGCATAAACGCGATCCTTGACGGTAGCATCAAAAAGTGCGAATTTGAAAATTTTGAAAAATTTAACCTAGCGATCCCAAAAGAGCTAGCAGGCGTCGAAACGAAGCTGCTAAATCCGATCAACACATGGGAAAACAAGAGCGAATACGTCGCGACTCGCGATAAACTAGCGGGTATGTTTGAGGCAAACTTCAAACGCTACGAGGACGTAAAAGAGGGCGTGGAGTACGCAAAAGCGGGACCTAAGGCTTAA